One genomic segment of Hymenobacter psoromatis includes these proteins:
- a CDS encoding DegT/DnrJ/EryC1/StrS family aminotransferase, producing the protein MAAVFLPAPLSDLLPIHLLDLAAEHAAYQTELDAAWRDTVQQAAFIQGPAVGKFAAELGAHLGGAHVVPCANGTDALTLALLSLALPPGTEVIVPAFTYVATLEAAALLGLRPVLVDVLPDTFNIDPAAVRAALTPRTGAVVAVHLFGQCADLEVLTNICQAAGVALMEDNAQALGAIFTFASGRTAYAGTVGEVGTTSFFPSKNLGCLGDGGALLTRDAARASLLQQLANHGQSQKYYHQRIGLNSRLDTLQAALLRVKLRHLPAVQAARQAVAARYDAALHGAAGLQIPARDPRSSHVFHQYTLTVKGGDRRDALQAHLQAHGIPSAIYYPLPVQQQPAYAYLGYQMGGFPVAERLCKQVLSLPVHPGLTAEQVEFIAAAVKAF; encoded by the coding sequence TTGGCGGCCGTTTTTCTGCCCGCGCCGTTGTCTGATTTGCTGCCTATTCACTTGCTCGACCTCGCCGCCGAGCACGCTGCCTACCAGACCGAGCTGGATGCCGCTTGGCGCGACACCGTGCAGCAGGCCGCGTTCATTCAGGGGCCAGCCGTGGGCAAGTTTGCCGCCGAGCTGGGTGCGCACTTGGGCGGCGCGCACGTGGTGCCCTGCGCCAACGGCACCGATGCCCTCACGCTGGCGCTCCTGAGCCTGGCCCTACCCCCCGGCACCGAGGTCATCGTGCCCGCCTTCACCTACGTGGCCACGCTGGAGGCCGCCGCGCTGCTAGGCCTGCGGCCCGTGCTGGTCGATGTCTTGCCCGACACCTTTAATATAGACCCGGCGGCGGTGCGGGCGGCCCTCACGCCGCGCACCGGGGCGGTGGTGGCGGTGCACTTATTTGGGCAATGCGCTGATTTGGAGGTATTAACGAATATCTGCCAGGCGGCGGGCGTGGCCCTAATGGAGGATAATGCTCAGGCGCTGGGCGCTATATTCACCTTTGCTAGCGGCCGCACAGCTTACGCGGGCACGGTGGGTGAGGTGGGCACTACCTCCTTCTTCCCCAGCAAAAACCTGGGCTGCCTCGGCGATGGCGGCGCGCTCCTCACCCGCGACGCGGCCCGCGCCAGCCTGCTCCAGCAGCTCGCCAACCACGGCCAGAGCCAGAAATACTACCACCAGCGTATCGGCCTTAACTCGCGCCTCGACACCCTGCAAGCTGCCCTGCTGCGCGTGAAGCTGCGCCACCTGCCCGCCGTCCAGGCCGCCCGCCAGGCCGTGGCCGCCCGCTACGACGCGGCGTTGCACGGCGCGGCTGGCCTGCAAATTCCGGCCCGCGACCCGCGCAGTAGCCACGTGTTTCACCAATATACCCTCACGGTGAAAGGGGGGGATAGGCGCGACGCGTTGCAGGCGCATTTGCAAGCGCACGGTATTCCCAGTGCCATTTACTACCCTCTGCCGGTGCAGCAGCAGCCGGCCTATGCGTACTTAGGCTACCAAATGGGCGGTTTTCCGGTGGCCGAGCGGCTATGCAAGCAGGTGCTGTCGCTACCCGTGCATCCGGGGCTGACGGCGGAGCAGGTGGAGTTTATAGCGGCAGCAGTAAAAGCTTTTTAA
- a CDS encoding glycosyltransferase, which produces MRAGLSILIPVFNRNVAALVGSLRAQASDWPGEVEIILLDDKSAENYQRLNRPLAALPGVRYEELPANVGRAAIRNQLAAKAKHSWLLLLDNDSLLPDEQFLARYAQATTVKPVAMLFVGGTTYLPTPPADPGLHLRWLYGRAREMRPAAARQREPGGQLSINNALVKKELVLKFPLDERLSGYGHEDTRFGLELARAGVVVRHLDNSVLHDGLEPAPIFLEKSHQAVRNLAQVLRTDGLGADTRLVRTAARLRRVGLAGVAGAALAALEPALRRNLLSARPSLRALDALKLRWLLTEL; this is translated from the coding sequence ATGCGCGCCGGCCTGTCTATTCTTATTCCCGTATTCAACCGCAACGTGGCGGCGCTGGTCGGCAGCCTGCGGGCGCAGGCCAGCGATTGGCCGGGCGAGGTAGAAATTATCCTGCTCGATGATAAATCGGCGGAAAACTACCAGCGGCTGAACCGCCCGCTGGCCGCCCTACCCGGCGTGCGCTACGAGGAGTTGCCCGCCAACGTGGGCCGCGCCGCTATCCGCAACCAGTTGGCTGCCAAGGCTAAGCATAGCTGGCTGCTGCTGCTGGATAATGACAGCCTGCTGCCGGACGAGCAGTTTCTGGCCCGCTACGCGCAAGCCACAACCGTAAAACCGGTCGCTATGCTTTTCGTCGGTGGCACCACTTACCTCCCTACCCCCCCCGCCGACCCTGGCCTGCACTTGCGCTGGCTGTATGGCCGCGCCCGCGAGATGCGCCCCGCCGCCGCCCGGCAGCGCGAGCCTGGCGGCCAGCTCAGCATCAATAATGCCTTGGTAAAAAAGGAATTGGTGTTGAAATTTCCCCTCGATGAGCGCCTGAGCGGCTACGGTCACGAAGACACCCGCTTCGGCCTGGAACTGGCGCGGGCCGGCGTGGTGGTACGCCACCTCGATAACTCCGTGCTACACGACGGCCTGGAGCCGGCCCCCATTTTCTTAGAAAAAAGCCACCAGGCCGTGCGCAACCTGGCGCAGGTGCTACGCACCGACGGCCTGGGTGCCGATACGCGACTGGTGCGCACGGCCGCCCGCTTGCGCCGGGTGGGGCTGGCTGGAGTCGCCGGTGCTGCGCTGGCCGCGCTGGAGCCGGCCTTGCGGCGCAACTTGCTATCGGCCCGGCCGAGCTTGCGGGCGCTGGATGCACTCAAGCTGCGGTGGCTGCTGACCGAGCTATAG
- a CDS encoding cell division ATP-binding protein FtsE, which produces MTELVAELHGATIVQEERAVLEGVSFGLEKSEFAYLVGRTGAGKSSLLKTLYADLPLAVGAGSVAGFDLERLPPGKVPYLRRRLGIVFQDFQLLSDRTVGENLLFVLNATGWRGKARKQQRVQQVLTQVGLSGVGGRMPHRLSGGEQQRVVIARALLNEPTLLLADEPTGNLDPEVAAGIMDLFSEINHAGTAIIMATHNFQLLEKYPHRVLTCQDGALLDSGRRGG; this is translated from the coding sequence TTGACCGAGCTAGTAGCAGAATTGCACGGAGCGACCATCGTCCAGGAAGAGCGGGCGGTGCTGGAAGGCGTGTCGTTTGGGCTAGAAAAGAGCGAGTTTGCCTACCTAGTGGGGCGTACTGGGGCGGGCAAGTCGTCCCTGCTCAAAACCTTGTACGCCGACCTGCCGCTGGCGGTGGGCGCGGGCAGCGTGGCGGGCTTCGACCTGGAGCGCCTACCCCCCGGTAAGGTGCCCTACCTGCGCCGCCGGCTGGGCATCGTATTTCAGGATTTTCAATTGCTGAGCGACCGCACGGTGGGCGAAAACCTCTTGTTCGTGCTCAATGCTACTGGCTGGCGCGGCAAGGCCCGCAAGCAGCAGCGCGTGCAGCAGGTACTGACGCAGGTGGGCCTGAGCGGGGTAGGCGGCCGGATGCCGCACCGCCTCTCGGGCGGCGAGCAGCAGCGCGTGGTGATAGCGCGGGCCCTGCTCAACGAGCCCACGTTGCTGCTCGCCGACGAGCCTACCGGCAACCTCGACCCCGAAGTAGCCGCCGGCATCATGGATTTATTTTCCGAAATCAACCATGCCGGTACGGCCATCATTATGGCCACGCACAATTTCCAGTTGCTCGAAAAATACCCGCACCGAGTCCTGACCTGCCAGGATGGTGCGCTGCTGGACTCGGGCCGGCGGGGGGGGTAG
- a CDS encoding fructose-6-phosphate aldolase, whose product MYIIKVKGKAKIPDYIQLRDENFVLIAYFRADRPLKDLHRYGLEGQEVPLAAVISELEFGKLRKLEL is encoded by the coding sequence GTGTACATCATCAAAGTAAAAGGCAAGGCCAAAATTCCGGATTATATCCAGCTACGCGATGAGAATTTCGTGCTCATTGCCTATTTCCGGGCCGACCGGCCGCTCAAAGACCTGCATCGCTACGGCCTCGAAGGCCAGGAAGTGCCCTTGGCCGCCGTTATCTCGGAGCTGGAATTTGGTAAGCTGCGCAAACTCGAGTTATGA
- the guaA gene encoding glutamine-hydrolyzing GMP synthase: protein MEQILILDFGSQYTQLIARRIRELHVFCEIHPYTHAPQLAERLSAGDDDLRGVILSGSPCSVRDADAPNPDLSGILGRVPVLSICYGAQLLAQQGGGEVLPATIREYGRARLTSLDDASPLLRGLHLGTQVWMSHGDTIKSLPPAYQVIAGTPEVPVAAYKLPNQDTYGIQFHPEVTHSTEGPQLLENFVVGICGCAQSWTPEHFVDSMVEALQTTIGPDDQVILGLSGGVDSSVAALLLHRAVGARLHGIFVDNGLLRQDEFDSVLRAYEGLGLRVTGVRAAPEFYAALAGLTDPEAKRKAIGRTFIEVFDREAQKVEGARWLAQGTIYPDVIESVSVHGGPAVTIKSHHNVGGLPEKMNLKIVEPLRMLFKDEVREVGAALGLPAVILHRHPFPGPGLGIRILGDITPEKVDLLQRADAVFINLLKERNLYDQVWQAGAMLLPVQSVGVMGDERTYERVVALRAVTSVDGMTADWAHLPYDFLAEVSNKIINQVRGINRVVYDISSKPPATIEWE, encoded by the coding sequence ATGGAGCAAATTCTGATTCTCGATTTCGGCTCGCAATACACGCAGCTCATTGCCCGGCGCATCCGCGAACTGCACGTGTTCTGCGAAATTCACCCCTATACCCACGCCCCGCAGCTAGCAGAGCGCCTCAGCGCCGGCGATGATGACCTACGGGGGGTTATCCTATCCGGCTCGCCCTGCTCGGTGCGCGATGCCGACGCGCCCAACCCCGATTTGAGCGGGATTCTGGGCCGGGTGCCGGTGCTGAGCATCTGCTACGGAGCGCAACTGCTGGCCCAGCAGGGCGGCGGCGAAGTGCTGCCGGCCACCATCCGCGAGTACGGCCGGGCGCGCCTCACGAGCCTCGACGACGCCTCGCCGCTGCTGCGCGGCCTGCACTTGGGTACGCAGGTGTGGATGTCGCACGGCGACACGATTAAATCCCTACCCCCTGCTTACCAGGTTATTGCCGGCACGCCCGAAGTGCCGGTAGCGGCCTATAAACTACCCAATCAGGACACCTACGGCATCCAGTTTCACCCCGAGGTAACGCACTCGACCGAAGGGCCGCAGTTGCTCGAAAACTTTGTGGTCGGTATCTGCGGCTGCGCCCAAAGCTGGACGCCCGAGCACTTCGTGGATTCGATGGTAGAAGCGCTGCAAACCACTATCGGCCCAGATGACCAAGTGATTCTGGGTTTGTCGGGGGGGGTAGACTCTTCGGTGGCGGCGCTGCTGCTGCACCGCGCCGTGGGCGCACGCCTGCACGGCATTTTCGTGGATAATGGCCTGCTGCGGCAAGATGAGTTCGACTCCGTGCTGCGCGCCTACGAGGGCCTGGGCCTGCGCGTGACCGGCGTGCGGGCCGCCCCCGAGTTCTACGCCGCGCTGGCCGGCCTCACCGACCCCGAGGCCAAGCGCAAGGCCATTGGGCGCACGTTTATTGAGGTATTTGACCGCGAGGCGCAGAAAGTGGAGGGCGCGCGCTGGCTGGCGCAGGGCACCATTTATCCCGACGTAATTGAGTCGGTGTCGGTGCACGGCGGGCCGGCCGTAACCATCAAGAGCCACCACAACGTGGGCGGCCTGCCCGAGAAGATGAACCTTAAAATAGTGGAGCCGCTGCGGATGCTCTTCAAGGATGAGGTACGCGAGGTGGGGGCCGCGCTGGGCCTGCCGGCCGTCATTTTACACCGCCACCCCTTCCCCGGTCCTGGCCTGGGCATTCGCATTCTGGGCGACATTACGCCCGAAAAAGTGGACCTGCTGCAACGCGCCGACGCCGTATTCATCAACCTGCTGAAAGAGCGCAACCTCTACGACCAAGTGTGGCAGGCCGGGGCCATGCTCTTACCTGTGCAAAGCGTAGGCGTGATGGGCGACGAGCGCACCTACGAGCGCGTAGTGGCCCTGCGCGCCGTGACGAGCGTGGACGGCATGACCGCCGACTGGGCGCATTTGCCTTATGATTTTCTGGCCGAAGTCAGCAACAAGATTATCAACCAAGTACGCGGGATTAACCGCGTGGTGTATGATATCAGCAGCAAGCCGCCCGCCACAATAGAATGGGAATAG
- a CDS encoding type 1 glutamine amidotransferase: MVWHLLQHLPDEGPGHAAEWLAAHGHALTFTRLFEPYPTFPALSEFDGLLILGGAMSVHDEAAFPWLVAEKAFLRESLRAGKLTLAICLGAQLVAQALGGEVRPNSESEIGFWTVRFAAKALAHPLLHGWPAKATVLHWHLDTFTVPPGAVRVGMSAGCAAQGFVWGDGVIGLQFHPEMTAEMVEQLIAFEGHEMAEEQEFVQTAAQIRGKLKSVWKGRLLLETLLGNMVALHETTD, from the coding sequence GTGGTCTGGCACTTGCTGCAACACTTGCCCGATGAAGGCCCCGGCCACGCTGCCGAGTGGCTGGCGGCGCACGGGCACGCGCTCACATTCACCCGGCTGTTTGAGCCCTACCCCACCTTTCCGGCGCTGAGCGAATTTGATGGGCTGCTGATTCTGGGCGGGGCCATGAGCGTGCACGACGAGGCCGCGTTTCCCTGGCTGGTGGCAGAAAAAGCCTTTTTGCGCGAGTCGTTGCGGGCGGGCAAGCTTACGCTGGCCATTTGCCTGGGGGCGCAGTTGGTGGCGCAAGCGCTGGGCGGGGAAGTGCGGCCTAATTCGGAGTCCGAAATTGGCTTCTGGACGGTGCGCTTCGCCGCTAAAGCCCTGGCACACCCTTTATTGCACGGCTGGCCCGCCAAGGCCACGGTGCTGCACTGGCACCTCGACACCTTCACGGTGCCACCGGGCGCGGTGCGGGTAGGCATGTCGGCGGGCTGCGCCGCGCAGGGCTTCGTGTGGGGCGACGGCGTTATCGGCCTCCAGTTTCACCCGGAAATGACGGCGGAAATGGTGGAGCAGCTCATCGCTTTTGAAGGCCACGAAATGGCCGAAGAGCAGGAATTCGTGCAGACCGCCGCGCAAATTCGGGGCAAGCTAAAATCAGTGTGGAAGGGAAGGCTGCTGCTGGAAACGCTGCTGGGAAATATGGTGGCGCTGCACGAGACCACTGATTAG